DNA sequence from the Acidothermus cellulolyticus 11B genome:
GCGCGAGCACCCCGGCACTGCGCCAGAGGAGCCCTGGCTGATCCGGGGCAACGACGATGAGGCGCCCGCCGTCGGCGGCGACGGCCAGCTGCCCCCGTTCGACGGCCGCCCGGACCGCCGCCGGGATCTCCACTGTCGGTCGCTGTGGTGCCTGCCCGGCCAGCGAGGCCCGGACCCGTCGAACCAGTTCCCCGACAAGGCGGGCTCGCCAGGTGTCCCATACTCCCGTCGCCCGGCTGTCCGCTTCGGCCAGGGCGTACAGCAAGTCGAGCAGGGCAGCCGACCCGACCTGCTCCGCGACTGACGTGATGGTCGCGGGATCGTCGAGATCGCGTCGCAGCGCGGTCTGCGGCAGGAGGAGATGCAACCGGACCATCGTCGCGACAGCCTCGGTGTCCGCGGCGGAGAATCCCATCCGCGCGCAGATCGTCCGTGCGACAGCGGCCCCGCGTTCGGCGTGATCGTCACCGGACCGGCGTGCGCCGGACCACGCAGCCCCACCAGGACCGTCCGGTCCGCCGATGAAACCCTTGCCGATGTCATGCAAGAGCGCACCAACGAGGAGCAGGTCGGGGCGGGCCACCCGCCGCGTGAGGGCCGCGGCTTCGATGACGGTCTCCACCAGGTGCCGGTCGACAGTAAATCGATGCAACGGATGCCGCTGCCGTTGATAGCGGACCGCCTGCCACTCCGGCAGCAGCCGACTCCACACGCCGGCCTGGTCCAGCCCCTCGATCACGTGCAGTGCGGGCCGACCCGCGCCCAGTAGGGCGACGAATGCGTCCCTCGCCTGCGCCGGCCACGGGGTCGGGAGGGGCGGCGTGTGTGCCGCGAGGGTGGCGATGGTCGGCGGCGCGAGCGGCAGGTCCGCCTGTGCGGCTGCAGCGGCAGCCCGCACGAGGAGGGTCGGATCGCGTCTCGGGTCAGCACCGCGGGCCAGCACGACCTCGCCGTCCTGTTCGACGACCCCGTCGGCAAGGGGACGACGCGGCGACCGCGGACGCCGGCGCAGTGAACCGTTCACCGCCCGCCAGGTCGCGTCCATCGCGTACGCAATGGTCCGGCCGGCAGCGGCGACGACCCGCAACAGCTCGTCGGAGCCGGCCAGACCAAGCCGCTCGGCAACCGCGGACTGCTCTTGGACGACGAGCCGAGTCGTCGGGCGACCGGTGACCTCTTGCAAGACGTCCCGGATCGCCAGCAACTGACGGTAGGCGGCCCGGGCCGCTGGTCCCGGGCCCGCAGCGACCCAGGCGGCGGCAATCGCTTCGAGCGCATCGACGTCGCGTAGTCCCCCTCGTGCTTCCTTGAGGTCCGGCTCGATGAGGAAGGCGACGTCGCCGTACCTCTCGGCACGTTCCGCGCACATGGCCGCAAGCGCCGGCAGCCGCGTCGGCGCGTCGGCGCGCCACCGGCGGAGCACCTGTTCGCGGACGGTGGGCACGAGTGCGGGGTCACCGCGGAGCGTCCGGGCATGCAGGAGGCCGAGGAGGACCCGAAGGTCACTCGCCGCCACTGCCAGGGTTTCGGAGATCGTGCGGACCGAGTGGTCCAGCCGTTGGCCGGCGTCCCAGATTGGATACCAGATCCGTTCGGCAATCCGCTCGACGTCGTCCCGTCCGGTGTGCAGCAGGACGACGTCCAGGTCGCTGCCAGGGCCAAGCTCCCGGCGGCCGTAACCGCCGACAGCCACGAGCGCCAGGCCGGCGGAATTGCCGGCCACCGCGGCGTCAAAGAGCGCGGCGAGCCAAGCGTCCCTCGCCACGGTCCGCTGGTGACGGGCCGCGTCGAGGGACGCCACCACCTCCGCCGATAGCGCGACGCCGGCGTGGTCCGTCACAGCGCAGCGACGCCTCGCTCGCCGGTGCGAACCCGCACCACCGTCTCGACGGGGATGCTCCAGACCTTGCCGTCGCCGATTTTGCCGGTCTGGGCGGCTTTCACGATGACGTCGATGACATCCTCGGCGTCGGCATCATCGACCAGTACCTCGATCCGCACCTTTGGGACCAGGTCGACTTCGTACTCCGCGCCGCGGTACACCTCGGTGTGGCCGCGTTGCCGGCCGTATCCGCTCGCTTCGCTCACGGTCATGCCGGTGACGCCGAAGGCTTCGAGCGCGGTTTTAACGTCATCCAGTTTGAAGGGTTTGACGACTGCCGTGATGAGTTTCATGCGTCCACCTTTGCCCGAGACGTGGTGACCACCGCGGGAACCGAGGCATGGGTAGCCGGCGCACCGAAGTCGTAGGCCGATTCGGCGTGCAGGTTGATGTCGAGTCCTTCGAGTTCGACGTCCCTGCTGACCCGCAGACCCATGATGAGGTCAATCACCTTCGCGATGATGAGGGTGAGGACGAAATCGTAGGCGAGGACAGCGCCGACGCCCATTGCTTGACGGCCGAGTTGCAGGAACCCACCACCGTAGAAGAGCCCATTGTGCCCGTTGATTGCCGCGTCGCCGAGAAATCCGATGGAGAGCGCGCCGACGACGCCGCCGACCAGGTGAACGGCGAACACGTCCAGCGAATCGTCGATGCGCGCCTTGAATTTCAGGGACACGGCGAGGGCACAGATGACCCCCGCGGCGACGCCGACCGCGATCGCACCGAGCGGGCTGACGAAGGCGCACGCCGGCGTAATCGCGACGAGACCGGCGACGAGACCGGAAGCAGCCCCGAGCGTCGTAGGCCGACCGTCGCGGATGCGCTCGACGACGAGCCAGCCGAGCATCGCCGCGGCGGTCGCCACGATCGTGTTGACGAGCGCGAAGCCGGCGATTTGATCGGCGGCAAGCTCACTTCCCGCATTGAAACCGAGCCAACCGAACCAGAGAAGCCCGGCACCGAGCAGCACGAACGGCACGTTGTGCGGACGCATGCGTTCTTTAGGCCAGCCGATCCGCTTCCCCAGCACGAGGGTGAGCGCTACTCCCGCCGCTCCCGCATTGATGTGGACGACGGTTCCGCCGGCGAAGTCCTCCACGGAGTGGCGGGCCAACCACCCATTGCCCCAGACCCAGTGGGCGATGGGAGCGTAAACCAGGATCGACCAGACCGTGACGAACACGAGGAACGGCCCAAACCGCAAACGGTCGGCGCTCGCACCGGTGATGAGGGCGGCGGTGATGATGGCAAAGGTGATCTGGAAAGCGGCGATGACGGTGGTCGGCACACCGTTGCCGCTCGACCATAGGTCACCGCCGTGCCGCAGGCCGAAGTAGGTCGCCGCGTCGCCGATGAATCCGCCGAGTTTGTCCGGGCCAAAGGCGATGCTGAACAAATCGACGACCCACAGGACACTGACGATGCCCATGCAGATGAAGTTCTGCATCAGCATGGCAAGCACATTCTTGGCTCGCACCATTCCGCCGTAGAAGAAGGCGAGACCTGGTGTCATGAGGAGAACCAGCGCGGTCGCTGCGAGCATCCACGCCGTATTTCCCCAGTTGAGGCCGGTTTTCGGATCCATCGTTCTCCCGTCGTGTCGGTTGTGGCTGTGGCGGATAGGCTCGGCGCGGCGGTGATCCGGGGACGCCGGGCACCGGCCGCGCGATGGAATCGTCAGCACAACCGTGTCGGAGGCTCGTTACCGGCGGCAGCCGTGCGTGTTTCGAACAGGTCAAAGGATCCGGCGCGGCGTTACGGGGAGGTAAACGCCTCCGGGACACCGAGCAAGGCGTCCACGAAGGCCGCCGGATCGAACGGCGCAAGGTCGTCCGGGCCTTCGCCGAGACCGACAAGCTTGACCGGGATGCCTAACTCACGCTGCACGGAAATGACGATGCCGCCCTTGGCGGTGCCGTCCAGTTTTGTCAGCACAACACCGGTGACGGCGACGACGTCGGTGAAGACACGCGCTTGCGTGAGACCGTTCTGGCCGGTGGTGGCGTCGAGAACGAGGAGAACTTCACTGACCGGACACCGCCGTTCCACGACGCGCTTGACCTTGCCGAGCTCATCCATGAGACCCGTCTTGGTGTGCAGCCGCCCGGCGGTGTCAATGACGACGACGTCCGCCTCCTGCTCGATCGCCACCCGGACGGCGTCGAAAGCGACCGATGCCGGGTCGGCCCGTTCCGCACCCCGCACGACGGGGACCCCTACCCGCCGTCCCCAGGTCTCGAGTTGATCCGCGGCGGCGGCCCGGAAGGTGTCGGCAGCCCCGAGAACGACGCTCCGTCCGTCGGCGACGAGGAGCCGCGCGAGCTTGCCGACGGTCGTCGTCTTCCCGGTTCCGTTGACCCCGACGACCAAAACGACGGCGGGTCCTGCGGCGGTCCGCGTCGTCGCCAAGGATCGGTCCAGCCCGGCGTCGACGGTATCAAGCAGGCTGCGACGCAGCATGGCGCGGACGTCGTCCGGTGACCGGACACCCATGACCTTCGCCTCAGTGCGCAACCGCTCGACAAGTTCGGTGGTCGCGGCGACGCCGACATCGGCGGTGAGCAGCAGGTCTTCGATCTCCTGCCACGTTGCGTCGTCCAGCCGTTCCCGGCTCAGCAAGGCGAAAAGGCCGCGACCGAGCACGGATTCGGAGCGCGCCAGGCGGGATCGAAGCCGAATCATCCGGCCGGCTGCGACGGCGGGGACGTCCCGCTCGTCGCCCGCCGCGGCAGCGGATTCCGCCACTGCAGCTGCGGATTCCGCCTCCGGCGCCGCGGCCGGCGCCACGGCCGGCTCGGCCTGCTGGGCCTGCTGGACGGCCGGCGCGGCCTCCTGGGCGACCGGCTCAGCCTGCCGGGTGGCAGGCGTGGCCGGCGTGGCCGGCGGTGCGCCGGCGCCGGCGCCCCGCGGGCGACGCCCGGCGCGTACGCCGAGGTAAACCGCCCCAGCCGCGAGGAGGACGACAATCCCGATCAACGCTGCAATGAGCCACACCACGGACGAAGTCTCCCATGCCGGACTGTCGGTGCCGTGCCATTGTCCGCCCGGCTATGCCATCCGGCAGGGCGCGCGTTGGGCACCGTGCCGCCCGGTTGAGCCCTTGCGGCAGCTCGCATTCCCTGCCGCCCGGTTGCGGCTGTCCAGCACCTCGCATTCCCTGCCGCCCGGTTGTCCACAAGCGGCGGTTGCGTGAACTGCAGCACAACCGTTCTGCCACTACCGTTCCGCGACATGACCGACAATCCGCCGCCCATTTCCGGCGACCCGCACGCCATCGCCGAAACCGCCCGTCGCCTCATCGCGGCCGCGACCGGCGTGTCCGACGTCGGGCAACGCCTGCATTTCCTTGCTGCGACAGACAATTTCTGGTGGGGTACCGCGGCGGAGCGTGCGCACGATCGGACGCTTCACCTCGCCGCACCGCTGACCGTCGTTGCGGAGGCGTATCGCGCCGGCGGGAAGGTGCTGCGGCGCTACGCCATCCAATTGGACGACCTCCAGCACGAAGCCGAACGCGCCCAGCGTCGGGTCAGCCAGGCGGAAAGCGACGTGGCGGCGGCCCGCCACGCGCTCACGAGTGCCCTCGCGCACGATGCCGCAACCCGATCCGTCGCATGGGGACTGGGGGTTCCACCGCCGCCGGCCACCGCGCCGCGGTACAGCGCAGCCGTGACGGACGCCGAACACCAGCTCGCCGCCGCGAAAGAGCAGTTCACGTCCTGTCAAGAGAAATTTGCAGAATTGGCGCGGTCCACCGCACGCCGATTGGACAACCTCCAACCGCCGGCACGCGACCACCGTCCGTGGTGGCACACCGTCACTCACCCGATGGCCCACTGGATTTCCCATCACTGGGCACACTTTCTCCGGCAGACCGCGCGGCTTGCCCAGAGCATCGGCACGGTCGCCGGTGTTGTCGCCCTGCTTCTCGCGGCGGTGGCCATCGCCTTTCCACCGCTGGAAATCGCAGCCGGCGCCACGGAAGCCCTTGCCGCCGTCAGTAACACAACAGCGGGCGTCGCCCGGGCCGCTGTCGAGCTCTCCGAACCCACCGGCCGAACGGCGGGACTGGTGGACCTGGCGACCGTCAGTCTTCCCGGCCCGGCGCGGCGCATCGTCGCGAAAACCGGCGTCGGCCGGCTGGAAGCACCGACGCATCTCGCCATCAGGCGGCCGCCACCGCCGTCGCGGGACATCCCCCTCGGGTTCCGCAATCGAGACGAATTCGCCGCATTTGGCGAGAGATTACAACGCGGATTAGCTGAGGCCGGGTATCCTAACGCGGTGGCAATCATGCAAGGGAGTTCGGTGACCGGCGTCAGCTTCCGGACGAAGGAGCCGTTCGACGTCGGACGCCGCAGCGATTTCGATATCGCGTTGTGCGACGAGTCGCTGTTCCGCGCAGCAAAACATCACGGTGTTGATCTGCGCGCCTATGAGCGGACCGCTCCATTGAAAGCCCGAAAGAAAGAGAGCGTCGAGATCGCCCGACAGCTTGGCCTTGACGGACTCCAGCGCGAGCTCAGCGCCCGGGCCCGCCGCGACGTGGACTTCATGATTTTCCGGTATACCGGGACGGCGCTCATTCGGGCGCAGAGTATTCCTTTTCCGCCGTGGCGGGACCGGGTGCTCGGCCCGTCGCAACCGACACGATTCCAGTGAGGACGACGCATGACCACACGGACTTCGCGCCGGACGCATCTCGCCGACGTGTACGGCGCATTCGGCGACGCATCGGGAGCATGGGATCTCGCCCTGGTCGGCATGGGACGGGTGCTGCAGATCCTGGAGACCCAACTTGGCCTCAGCTTCGAGGCGCATGACAGCTCGTACTGCAACGGCCTGTACTTTGCGCAGTGCGGACCGGACGAATCGTTCTCCGTGACGGTCTACAACAATGCGCCCTTCGACGACCTCGAGGAGATCGTGCATCTCCAATTCGCCGACTTTCCGGTCGTTATCAACGTGTCCGGAGATCCCGCGGCGGTCGAACGGATTCGCCACCATTTCCGCGAACTCGGATACACGCTGCTGACACGCACGACCGTCGTAGAGTCCGATGACCCGCCGCAGGACGCCTCCGACGACGACCGCTCTCGGACGCCGCAGTGAGGCGGAGCGACGGACGCCTACGCCGGCTGCGGTTCGAGGTCCCGGTCCCGCAACCGCTGACTGATGACCGTTGAGACACCGTCGCCGCGCATCGAAATACCGTACAACGCGTCGGCGATTTCCATCGTCGGTTGCTGGTGCGTGACGATGATGAGTTGACTGCTCTCCCGCAACTCTTCGAAAATGTCCAACATCCGACGAAGATTCGTCTCGTCGAGGGCGGCTTCCACCTCATCGACGACGTAGAACGGGCTGGGCCGTGCCTTGAAGAGCGCGACCAGGAATGCGAGTGCGGTCAGTGACCGTTCGCCGCCGGAGAGCAGCGACAGACGCTTCACTTTCTTCCCCGCCGGCCGGGCTTCAATGTCGATACCGGTGGCGAGCAGGTCATTCGGCTCGGTGAGCACCAGGCGTCCCTCACCGCCGGGGAACAATCGTGCAAACACCTGCTCGAATTCCCGCGCGGTGTCCGCAAACGCCGACGCAAAGACCTCCTGCACCCGCTCATCCACCTCACGGACGATTTCCAGCAAATCACGCCTGCTCTTCTTCAGGTCTTCGAGCTGCTCGCTGAGAAAACGGTGGCGTTCCTCGAGCGCTGCGAATTCCTCCAAGGCCAGCGGATTCACCTTGCCGAGCGCAGCGAGGGCGCGTTCGGCCGACCGGGCCCGCTTTTCTTGTTCGGCCCGCACGTACGGGACAGTCTCGACGGCGTCCGTCTCACCGTCGGTTGCATCGGTCTCGGCCGCGACCGGCACCGGAACATGCGGACCATATTCCGCGACCAGCGTGTCCGCGTCGACGCCGAATTCCTCCATTGCCCGCCCGGTGACCTGCTCCATCCGCAGCCGCAGTTCGGCGCGGGCCACCTCGTCACGGTGCACGGCATCCGTCAACTTCTCGAGTTCGTCACCGACTGCACGCAACTCGTCCCGGACCCGGGCAAGCTCCGCCTCCCGGGCGGCACGGTCATCATCCGCGACGCGCCGCTCGGCGTCCGCCTCGGTCAACGACCGCTCCAGCCGGCGCAGAATCACCCGCGAAGCCTGGGCCACCGCGGCTGCGACGACCGCCTCACGTCGCCGCACTTCCCGCTGCCGGGCCGCCCGAATCCGAGCCGCCCGTTCCGCCTGTGCTGCAGCGGACAGCTCCTCAGCCCGCTGCAACGCCGCCCGATAGCGTTCGTTCGCCGTGCCAACGGCAAGCCGTGCCTCAGTTTCTTCGGCGCGTGCGTCCGCGACAAGCTCTGCCAGCCGATCCCGCTCCTCCGCCGAGGGTTCTTCGGGGACGTCGTCCGCCTCTTGGGCGGCCGCAAGGGCGCGCTCCAATTCGGCAAGCCGCTCCCGATCCCGCTCGTTGGCCTCCCGGGCCTGCGCAATGGAACCGGCAAGCCGATCCGCTTCGGCCATTGCGGCCCGCGCCTGCGCTCCGAGGTGGCCAAGCTGCTCGGCAATAGCGGCCATGGCGGCGTCCGACTCGTGGAGTTGGGCAAGCGCGGCGTCCGCCGCAGCCGCGGCCTGTTCACGGGCCTGTTCCGCCGCGGCTATCTCGAACCGAAGCTGGTGCTGGCGTGCGACCACCTCGTCCAGCTGGCGGCGTGCATCGTCCAGGGCGGCCTGGACCTCCAAGAGGGACGGCGCTGTCGCTGACCCACCGGCAGCCTCGGCGGCGGCCAGCAGGTCACCGTCCCGCGTGACGACGCGAAGGCCGGGGTGCCGGGTCACGAGCGCGTGCGCAGTCTGCAGGTCGTCGACGACGACAACGTTGCGGAGCAGAACGTCCAGCGTGCCGCGGAATTCGGGTGCGGCATCGACGAGATCCCGTAACCAGCGGCCATCCGGCGGTGCTGTACCGGCATGCCCGGATTCGGGCAATCCTCCGATCAATAGGGAGGTACGACCCGCGTCCTCTTCCTTGAGCCGCCGCATGCCGGCGAGTGCTGCGTCGACCGAGGTGACAGCGACGCCGTTGGCGACATCCCCAAGGACGGCGGCCAACGCGGCCTCGTAGCCGGCCTCGATCCGCAGCGTGCGGGCGACGGCACCCACCGTCCCCGGTACGGCGGCATCAAGCAGCGCCGCGGCACCGTCCTTGCGAGTCGCACTCAGCGCAAGCGCATCCACCCGAGCCGCGAGCGAGGCGCGCGCCCGCTCAAGCTCCCGTTCGCGCTCTCGAAGCGCCGCCAGCCGTTCCTCCGCCGCGGTCAGCGCCTCCGCCGCCCGTTCGTAGTCGGCATCCAGTCCGACTTCCCCTTCGTCGAGACCGGCGATCTGGCTTTCCAGTGCCTGAAATTCCTGCTGCGCCCGGTCCGCACGGGCCCGCGCCTCAGCAGCGGCGGCGGCAAGCCGGCCGATCTCCTCCTCACCGGCCGCGACCCGAGTCCGCTGCGCAGCGACCTGGCCGGCCAGCCGGGCCAGCGTCTCCCGCCGATCCGCAGCCGCCCGCAGCGCGAGGGCGAAGCGCTGCTCCTCGGTGGCGAGCGCGGCTTCCGCCGCACGCCGGCGTTCACTCGCCTCGGCGAGCGCCGCCCGCAAGGCGGTCAGCTCGACGTCCAGCTGCCCGGCTTCCGCGCGTGCCGCCGCAGCCTCGGCGTCCAACTGCTCGGCGTCCCGCCCCTGCCAGGTCTCCTCCTGCGCCAATCGGGCCTGCCGACACCGTTCCGCCGCAAGCTCGGCGGTTCCCCGGAGCCGTTCCCGCAGCGACGACAACCGGTACCACGTCTGCTGCGCGGCCGCGGACCGGTGGGCATCGGTCGACAGGGCCGCTTCCAATTCCGTTTCGCGTGCGCGCAACCGGCGCACATGTTG
Encoded proteins:
- a CDS encoding [protein-PII] uridylyltransferase, whose amino-acid sequence is MTDHAGVALSAEVVASLDAARHQRTVARDAWLAALFDAAVAGNSAGLALVAVGGYGRRELGPGSDLDVVLLHTGRDDVERIAERIWYPIWDAGQRLDHSVRTISETLAVAASDLRVLLGLLHARTLRGDPALVPTVREQVLRRWRADAPTRLPALAAMCAERAERYGDVAFLIEPDLKEARGGLRDVDALEAIAAAWVAAGPGPAARAAYRQLLAIRDVLQEVTGRPTTRLVVQEQSAVAERLGLAGSDELLRVVAAAGRTIAYAMDATWRAVNGSLRRRPRSPRRPLADGVVEQDGEVVLARGADPRRDPTLLVRAAAAAAQADLPLAPPTIATLAAHTPPLPTPWPAQARDAFVALLGAGRPALHVIEGLDQAGVWSRLLPEWQAVRYQRQRHPLHRFTVDRHLVETVIEAAALTRRVARPDLLLVGALLHDIGKGFIGGPDGPGGAAWSGARRSGDDHAERGAAVARTICARMGFSAADTEAVATMVRLHLLLPQTALRRDLDDPATITSVAEQVGSAALLDLLYALAEADSRATGVWDTWRARLVGELVRRVRASLAGQAPQRPTVEIPAAVRAAVERGQLAVAADGGRLIVVAPDQPGLLWRSAGVLALHRLGVRAARATSIDSTAVTVFDVEPEYLAEIDPDRLREDLRRALDGSLDLSAALARRSAGAAQRQPAAPPPVVLLPAASADATVFEVRAHDRPGLLFTIARILSDHGLDVRLAQVETLGADAVDVFYVTDTAGKPLSEAAAEEVRRALETALLDGRR
- a CDS encoding P-II family nitrogen regulator, with the protein product MKLITAVVKPFKLDDVKTALEAFGVTGMTVSEASGYGRQRGHTEVYRGAEYEVDLVPKVRIEVLVDDADAEDVIDVIVKAAQTGKIGDGKVWSIPVETVVRVRTGERGVAAL
- a CDS encoding ammonium transporter, producing the protein MDPKTGLNWGNTAWMLAATALVLLMTPGLAFFYGGMVRAKNVLAMLMQNFICMGIVSVLWVVDLFSIAFGPDKLGGFIGDAATYFGLRHGGDLWSSGNGVPTTVIAAFQITFAIITAALITGASADRLRFGPFLVFVTVWSILVYAPIAHWVWGNGWLARHSVEDFAGGTVVHINAGAAGVALTLVLGKRIGWPKERMRPHNVPFVLLGAGLLWFGWLGFNAGSELAADQIAGFALVNTIVATAAAMLGWLVVERIRDGRPTTLGAASGLVAGLVAITPACAFVSPLGAIAVGVAAGVICALAVSLKFKARIDDSLDVFAVHLVGGVVGALSIGFLGDAAINGHNGLFYGGGFLQLGRQAMGVGAVLAYDFVLTLIIAKVIDLIMGLRVSRDVELEGLDINLHAESAYDFGAPATHASVPAVVTTSRAKVDA
- the ftsY gene encoding signal recognition particle-docking protein FtsY; protein product: MVWLIAALIGIVVLLAAGAVYLGVRAGRRPRGAGAGAPPATPATPATRQAEPVAQEAAPAVQQAQQAEPAVAPAAAPEAESAAAVAESAAAAGDERDVPAVAAGRMIRLRSRLARSESVLGRGLFALLSRERLDDATWQEIEDLLLTADVGVAATTELVERLRTEAKVMGVRSPDDVRAMLRRSLLDTVDAGLDRSLATTRTAAGPAVVLVVGVNGTGKTTTVGKLARLLVADGRSVVLGAADTFRAAAADQLETWGRRVGVPVVRGAERADPASVAFDAVRVAIEQEADVVVIDTAGRLHTKTGLMDELGKVKRVVERRCPVSEVLLVLDATTGQNGLTQARVFTDVVAVTGVVLTKLDGTAKGGIVISVQRELGIPVKLVGLGEGPDDLAPFDPAAFVDALLGVPEAFTSP
- a CDS encoding putative T7SS-secreted protein, with product MTDNPPPISGDPHAIAETARRLIAAATGVSDVGQRLHFLAATDNFWWGTAAERAHDRTLHLAAPLTVVAEAYRAGGKVLRRYAIQLDDLQHEAERAQRRVSQAESDVAAARHALTSALAHDAATRSVAWGLGVPPPPATAPRYSAAVTDAEHQLAAAKEQFTSCQEKFAELARSTARRLDNLQPPARDHRPWWHTVTHPMAHWISHHWAHFLRQTARLAQSIGTVAGVVALLLAAVAIAFPPLEIAAGATEALAAVSNTTAGVARAAVELSEPTGRTAGLVDLATVSLPGPARRIVAKTGVGRLEAPTHLAIRRPPPPSRDIPLGFRNRDEFAAFGERLQRGLAEAGYPNAVAIMQGSSVTGVSFRTKEPFDVGRRSDFDIALCDESLFRAAKHHGVDLRAYERTAPLKARKKESVEIARQLGLDGLQRELSARARRDVDFMIFRYTGTALIRAQSIPFPPWRDRVLGPSQPTRFQ
- the smc gene encoding chromosome segregation protein SMC; translated protein: MYLKSLTLRGFKSFASTTTLRFEPGITCVVGPNGSGKSNIVDALAWVMGEQGAKSLRGGKMEDVIFAGTASRPPLGRAEVVVTIDNSDGALPIEYSEVTLSRIMFRNGGSEYAINGRPCRLLDIQELLSDSGIGREMHVIVGQGQLEEVLHATPEERRGFIEEAAGVLKHRKRKEKALRKLEAMQANLTRLADLTTELRRQLGPLGRQAETARKAARIQADLRDARLRLLADDLVTLRAELERDIADENAARARRDELEQHVRRLRARETELEAALSTDAHRSAAAQQTWYRLSSLRERLRGTAELAAERCRQARLAQEETWQGRDAEQLDAEAAAARAEAGQLDVELTALRAALAEASERRRAAEAALATEEQRFALALRAAADRRETLARLAGQVAAQRTRVAAGEEEIGRLAAAAAEARARADRAQQEFQALESQIAGLDEGEVGLDADYERAAEALTAAEERLAALRERERELERARASLAARVDALALSATRKDGAAALLDAAVPGTVGAVARTLRIEAGYEAALAAVLGDVANGVAVTSVDAALAGMRRLKEEDAGRTSLLIGGLPESGHAGTAPPDGRWLRDLVDAAPEFRGTLDVLLRNVVVVDDLQTAHALVTRHPGLRVVTRDGDLLAAAEAAGGSATAPSLLEVQAALDDARRQLDEVVARQHQLRFEIAAAEQAREQAAAAADAALAQLHESDAAMAAIAEQLGHLGAQARAAMAEADRLAGSIAQAREANERDRERLAELERALAAAQEADDVPEEPSAEERDRLAELVADARAEETEARLAVGTANERYRAALQRAEELSAAAQAERAARIRAARQREVRRREAVVAAAVAQASRVILRRLERSLTEADAERRVADDDRAAREAELARVRDELRAVGDELEKLTDAVHRDEVARAELRLRMEQVTGRAMEEFGVDADTLVAEYGPHVPVPVAAETDATDGETDAVETVPYVRAEQEKRARSAERALAALGKVNPLALEEFAALEERHRFLSEQLEDLKKSRRDLLEIVREVDERVQEVFASAFADTAREFEQVFARLFPGGEGRLVLTEPNDLLATGIDIEARPAGKKVKRLSLLSGGERSLTALAFLVALFKARPSPFYVVDEVEAALDETNLRRMLDIFEELRESSQLIIVTHQQPTMEIADALYGISMRGDGVSTVISQRLRDRDLEPQPA